A window of Ignavibacterium sp. contains these coding sequences:
- a CDS encoding c-type cytochrome: MEFLDKLVLPQSAEHIQLLHYMLMLVLFLFIPFISVVFGGTFLSYTFRKKFNKNGDKTFLRIAKDSIQLLTVNSYIGLILGIIPLITIILIFAQLLHTTTFPTVSDLALSFLLVSAGLIFIYVYRLSFALKIVFDAVETKSADDFVKEEFTSYYSKTSKLSDNSVRLGMILLFFGMWIFTGALTTAVYFDAWKSTSFFATLFSAKVLINFLIWLCISFSLTGVTLLFLFLFWKKDELKVSEDYKDFVIGISSRYALYFSLPMPVLVLLSISLLPDSLLSGTMFAYSAIAIILLFLSLNFVYLLYYKKQYNYVPYLFFTFLFTILSLIIKDQVTVNNATKYHSVVLSTEYEKILAELRGTGTEVQINAAELYQVRCAACHKFDQKLVGPAHFDVLPKYVGKEAQLVAFIRNPVKVDPAYPPMPNPGLKPAEAEAVAKYLLEEYQKQKGK, translated from the coding sequence ATGGAGTTTCTTGATAAATTAGTTCTTCCACAATCAGCAGAGCATATTCAATTATTGCATTACATGTTAATGCTGGTTTTGTTTTTGTTTATTCCATTTATTTCTGTGGTATTCGGAGGAACATTTCTTTCATACACCTTCAGGAAAAAGTTTAATAAAAACGGCGATAAAACTTTCTTGAGAATTGCAAAGGATTCTATTCAACTTCTTACTGTTAATAGTTATATAGGTTTAATACTCGGTATTATTCCTCTCATTACGATAATTTTAATATTTGCTCAGTTATTGCATACCACTACATTCCCAACGGTCAGTGATTTGGCTTTGTCATTTCTTCTGGTCTCTGCCGGATTGATTTTTATTTATGTTTATCGTCTTTCATTTGCACTTAAAATAGTTTTCGATGCGGTTGAAACAAAAAGCGCCGATGATTTTGTCAAAGAAGAGTTCACAAGTTATTACTCTAAAACCTCAAAGCTTTCTGATAATTCAGTCAGACTGGGAATGATTTTATTATTCTTTGGTATGTGGATCTTTACCGGAGCTTTAACTACAGCAGTCTATTTTGATGCATGGAAATCAACCAGCTTTTTCGCTACACTTTTTTCAGCAAAGGTTCTTATCAATTTTCTTATATGGCTATGCATATCATTTTCATTAACTGGTGTAACTCTGTTATTCCTGTTTTTATTCTGGAAAAAAGATGAGCTTAAAGTATCAGAGGACTATAAAGATTTTGTAATAGGAATTTCATCCAGATATGCACTTTATTTCTCACTTCCTATGCCTGTGCTTGTTCTTCTAAGTATTAGTCTTTTACCTGATTCACTTTTATCAGGTACTATGTTTGCATATTCAGCAATCGCAATAATCCTTTTATTCCTCTCTCTGAATTTTGTTTATTTGCTTTATTACAAAAAGCAATACAACTATGTACCTTATTTATTCTTTACATTTTTATTTACAATTCTTTCGCTGATTATTAAAGATCAGGTTACAGTAAATAACGCTACTAAATATCACTCAGTGGTTCTTAGCACTGAATATGAAAAAATACTTGCTGAATTAAGAGGAACAGGAACCGAAGTTCAGATAAATGCCGCAGAGTTATATCAGGTTAGATGTGCAGCTTGTCATAAGTTTGATCAGAAGCTTGTTGGTCCAGCACACTTTGATGTTTTACCTAAGTATGTTGGAAAAGAAGCTCAGCTTGTAGCATTCATTCGTAATCCAGTTAAAGTTGACCCGGCATATCCCCCAATGCCAAATCCCGGTTTAAAGCCTGCTGAAGCCGAAGCAGTTGCCAAATATTTACTTGAAGAATATCAGAAACAAAAAGGTAAATAA